One segment of Herbaspirillum hiltneri N3 DNA contains the following:
- a CDS encoding sulfurtransferase encodes MTYATLISAADLAGHLDDANWLVIDCRHDLANPDAGAQAYAAGHIPRARFAHLDKILSGAKNGADGKFKGRHPLPERQAFIDAMQELGVGKGTQVVAYDAHGGMFAARLWWLLRWVGHVQVAVLDGGLPAWQAQGGELSTATPAPVRGDLQEQAPLVSTVDVGNVVANLDSKALTVIDARAADRYRGENETLDAVGGHIPGAKNRFFKDNLGADGRFKSADALRAEWNALIDSPQTAVMQCGSGVTACHNLLALEVAGLPGARLYPGSWSEWSSDSSRPVATGAQP; translated from the coding sequence ATGACCTACGCCACCCTGATTTCCGCAGCCGACCTGGCCGGCCATCTCGACGACGCCAACTGGCTGGTGATCGACTGCCGTCACGACCTCGCCAATCCCGATGCCGGCGCACAGGCGTACGCCGCCGGCCATATTCCGCGGGCACGCTTTGCCCATCTCGACAAGATCCTGTCCGGCGCCAAAAACGGCGCCGACGGCAAGTTCAAGGGCCGCCATCCGCTGCCTGAACGCCAGGCCTTCATCGACGCCATGCAGGAACTGGGCGTTGGCAAGGGCACGCAAGTCGTCGCCTACGACGCCCACGGCGGCATGTTCGCCGCGCGCCTCTGGTGGCTGTTGCGCTGGGTCGGCCATGTACAGGTGGCGGTGCTCGACGGCGGCTTGCCGGCATGGCAGGCGCAGGGCGGCGAGTTGTCGACGGCGACGCCGGCACCGGTGCGCGGCGACTTGCAGGAGCAGGCGCCCCTGGTGAGCACCGTCGATGTCGGCAATGTCGTTGCCAATCTCGACAGCAAGGCGCTGACCGTCATCGATGCGCGCGCGGCAGATCGCTATCGCGGCGAGAACGAAACGCTGGACGCCGTCGGAGGCCATATTCCCGGCGCGAAGAATCGCTTCTTCAAGGACAATCTCGGCGCCGACGGCCGCTTCAAATCGGCCGATGCGCTGCGCGCCGAATGGAATGCCCTGATCGACAGCCCGCAGACAGCCGTCATGCAGTGCGGCTCCGGTGTGACCGCTTGCCACAACCTGCTCGCGCTGGAAGTGGCCGGCTTGCCGGGCGCACGCCTGTATCCGGGTTCGTGGAGCGAGTGGAGTTCGGATTCGTCGCGTCCGGTGGCGACCGGCGCACAGCCGTAA